In Hwangdonia lutea, a single window of DNA contains:
- a CDS encoding transglutaminase domain-containing protein, which produces MKKRIFLAFVIFSAINYGFSQNESIKELVEKTNGMNLGMLELTDFAKEHLKDKQELARFFYYWTSTNIEYDHKSLNEKKEGIISLKEYSIRQEEYKVYKNRKGVCAGYSNLFKWFMDAVDIEAVIISGHIRDERNHYVELTKDDNFRHAWNAIKLNGKWTLIDTTWGTSNESTTSEFYFDIKPEWSIITHFPEDSKWQLLKRPLSLEEFNNSQFVKPIWFKVGFTEIPKLMADHEYYYFKYQNIPNNKWLIGLQFSTDNIDFKAISDIKVIEEGGFTYFRFGKAQIPETTFFKVKIAKFENLNDGFSKVEYDDVINFKI; this is translated from the coding sequence ATGAAAAAAAGAATCTTTTTAGCATTTGTAATTTTTTCAGCAATTAATTATGGGTTTTCTCAGAATGAATCAATAAAAGAATTGGTTGAAAAAACTAATGGGATGAACCTTGGCATGTTGGAGTTGACAGATTTTGCTAAAGAACATCTTAAAGACAAACAAGAATTAGCAAGATTTTTCTATTACTGGACGAGTACAAATATTGAATATGATCATAAATCACTCAATGAAAAAAAAGAGGGAATAATTTCACTAAAAGAATATTCAATCAGACAAGAGGAATATAAAGTTTATAAAAACAGAAAAGGTGTTTGTGCAGGATATTCAAATCTTTTTAAATGGTTTATGGACGCGGTTGATATTGAGGCTGTGATAATAAGCGGACATATTCGAGATGAAAGGAATCATTATGTTGAACTAACAAAAGATGATAATTTCCGACATGCTTGGAATGCAATTAAACTAAATGGTAAATGGACGCTTATAGATACAACTTGGGGCACTTCAAATGAATCAACAACATCAGAATTTTATTTTGATATTAAACCTGAATGGTCAATTATCACTCACTTTCCAGAAGACAGTAAATGGCAATTATTAAAAAGACCTCTTTCTCTTGAAGAATTCAATAATTCTCAATTTGTTAAACCAATTTGGTTCAAGGTAGGATTTACGGAAATTCCTAAGCTAATGGCCGACCATGAATATTATTATTTTAAATATCAAAATATTCCAAATAACAAATGGTTAATCGGTTTGCAATTTAGTACTGACAATATTGATTTTAAAGCTATAAGTGATATCAAAGTAATAGAAGAGGGTGGTTTTACTTATTTTCGATTTGGTAAAGCTCAAATTCCAGAAACAACTTTCTTTAAAGTTAAAATAGCCAAATTTGAAAATCTTAATGATGGATTCTCAAAAGTAGAATACGATGATGTTATCAACTTTAAAATCTAA
- a CDS encoding M20/M25/M40 family metallo-hydrolase, giving the protein MKRIFLLITLLSSINSFSQTDEQVIREIYTQSLTNGKSYEWLDHLSNQIGGRLSGSLNAEKAVAYTKAELEKLGLDKVWLQSVMVPKWVRGAKEFAYIETAPSGFGTKKTTNVNICALGGSIATPAMGLKANIVEVKNFEELEVLGKENIEGKIVFYNRPMQPDVISTFEAYGGCVNQRYMGAVEAAKYGAVGVIVRSMNLRLDDLPHTGSMTYDDLPVNKRIPSAAISTNDAELLSSMLKLDKSLKFYFKQNCKQLDDVLSHNVIGEITGSEFPNEYIIVGGHLDSWDLGDGSHDDGAGVVQSMDVLRLLKESGIKPKRSIRVVLFMNEENGLRGGNKYAEVAKQKGENHIFALESDAGGFTPRGFSFDCNDASFNQILSWKPLFKPYFIHYFERGGSGADVGPLKSSTNVLAGLRPDSQRYFDHHHAANDTFEHVNKRELELGAATMTSLIYLFDKYGVNPISNDEQIKD; this is encoded by the coding sequence ATGAAACGAATTTTTTTATTAATAACATTATTAAGTTCCATAAATAGTTTTTCTCAAACCGACGAACAGGTTATAAGGGAAATTTACACCCAATCCTTAACCAACGGTAAAAGCTACGAATGGTTAGACCATTTATCAAACCAAATAGGTGGCCGTTTGTCAGGTTCTTTAAATGCCGAAAAAGCGGTGGCTTACACCAAAGCCGAACTAGAAAAATTAGGTTTGGACAAAGTGTGGTTGCAATCCGTTATGGTACCAAAATGGGTGCGTGGTGCTAAAGAATTTGCATATATTGAAACTGCACCTAGTGGTTTTGGCACCAAAAAAACCACAAACGTAAATATTTGCGCATTGGGCGGCTCCATTGCAACTCCAGCTATGGGACTTAAAGCAAACATCGTTGAAGTTAAAAATTTTGAGGAATTAGAGGTTTTGGGAAAAGAGAATATCGAAGGTAAAATCGTGTTTTATAATCGCCCGATGCAACCCGATGTTATTAGTACTTTCGAGGCTTACGGCGGTTGTGTAAATCAACGTTATATGGGTGCCGTTGAAGCTGCGAAATACGGTGCTGTGGGCGTTATTGTGCGCTCCATGAATTTACGATTGGACGATTTACCACATACGGGAAGCATGACGTATGACGACTTGCCCGTTAATAAACGCATACCATCTGCGGCAATAAGTACTAACGACGCCGAGTTATTGAGTTCGATGTTGAAATTGGACAAGTCGCTAAAGTTCTATTTTAAGCAAAACTGCAAACAGTTGGACGATGTGTTGTCGCATAACGTGATTGGCGAAATTACAGGAAGCGAATTCCCTAATGAATACATTATAGTTGGCGGCCATTTAGATTCATGGGATTTAGGTGATGGCTCGCACGACGATGGCGCCGGCGTTGTACAATCTATGGACGTTTTAAGGTTGTTAAAGGAGTCTGGAATTAAGCCAAAACGCAGTATCAGAGTCGTATTGTTTATGAATGAGGAAAACGGATTGCGGGGCGGCAATAAATACGCCGAGGTTGCCAAACAGAAAGGTGAAAACCACATATTTGCCTTAGAAAGTGATGCAGGCGGATTTACTCCGCGCGGGTTTAGTTTCGATTGCAACGACGCCAGTTTTAATCAAATATTAAGTTGGAAACCCTTATTTAAACCGTACTTTATTCATTATTTTGAAAGAGGCGGAAGCGGTGCCGATGTTGGACCGTTAAAAAGCAGCACCAACGTATTGGCTGGTTTGCGTCCGGATTCGCAACGGTATTTCGATCATCATCATGCCGCCAACGACACCTTTGAGCATGTTAATAAACGCGAGCTGGAATTGGGTGCAGCAACCATGACTTCATTGATATATTTATTTGATAAGTATGGCGTAAATCCTATTTCGAATGATGAACAAATAAAGGATTGA
- a CDS encoding PPK2 family polyphosphate kinase → MKKIDTDDFKITSKINLSEQPSSYALNASKDEIKDALQFVSKKLGKLQNTMYAHDKYAVLVCIQGMDTSGKDSLIREVFKNFNARGVVSHSFKVPTDLELGHDYLWRHYIALPERGKFAIFNRTHYENVLVTRVHPNYILNERIPSVNSVDDIDEAFWDKRFEQINNFEKHIADNGTIIFKFFLNLSKDEQKNRLLRRLNKKEKHWKFSPDDLKERALWDKYQNCYEDAINRTSKPHAPWYNIPANDKPTARYIVAKIMYDTLSQYTDIKEPELDDKVKANLEAYINQLNNE, encoded by the coding sequence TTGAAAAAAATTGATACTGACGATTTTAAAATCACCTCAAAAATTAATTTAAGCGAACAACCTTCTAGTTATGCTTTAAACGCTTCAAAAGATGAGATAAAAGATGCTTTGCAATTTGTAAGCAAAAAACTTGGGAAGCTACAAAACACCATGTATGCCCATGATAAGTATGCGGTTTTGGTGTGTATACAAGGCATGGATACTTCGGGTAAAGACAGTTTGATTCGCGAGGTTTTTAAAAATTTCAACGCACGAGGCGTCGTGTCGCATAGTTTTAAAGTGCCCACCGATTTAGAGCTAGGGCACGACTATTTATGGCGCCATTACATTGCGTTGCCAGAGCGCGGTAAATTTGCCATTTTTAACCGAACGCATTACGAAAATGTATTGGTAACGCGAGTTCATCCCAATTATATATTAAATGAAAGGATTCCTTCGGTAAATTCTGTTGATGATATTGATGAGGCTTTTTGGGACAAACGCTTCGAGCAAATCAATAATTTTGAAAAGCATATTGCCGATAATGGCACCATTATTTTTAAGTTTTTCTTGAATCTTTCAAAAGACGAACAGAAAAACAGGTTGCTTCGTCGTTTGAATAAAAAGGAAAAACATTGGAAATTTTCGCCAGACGATTTAAAGGAGCGCGCCCTTTGGGATAAATACCAAAACTGCTACGAAGATGCGATTAACCGCACCTCAAAACCGCATGCGCCATGGTACAATATTCCTGCGAACGATAAACCCACAGCGCGCTACATTGTCGCAAAAATTATGTACGACACCCTTAGCCAATACACCGATATTAAAGAGCCAGAGCTGGACGATAAAGTAAAAGCAAACCTTGAGGCATATATAAACCAGTTAAATAATGAGTAA
- a CDS encoding flavodoxin family protein: MNKTVIIQGSARPKGDTDRIVDYLALNYHYDVIDLHAKNIGHYDYDYKNADDDFINLITNIIEKYDSIIFATPVYWYTMSGHMKVFFDRISDLIRIHKPLGRQLRGKNMAMISISNSNDLIEGFNGPFVASANYLGMNYLGDLHTWVEDGSITNKVKSNINDFVDNKLRP; the protein is encoded by the coding sequence ATGAATAAAACCGTAATTATACAAGGGAGCGCAAGACCAAAAGGCGATACTGATCGCATTGTAGATTATTTAGCTTTAAATTACCATTATGATGTTATTGATTTGCACGCGAAAAACATAGGGCATTATGATTATGATTATAAAAATGCAGATGATGATTTTATCAATTTGATTACGAATATTATAGAGAAATACGACTCCATAATTTTTGCAACACCCGTTTATTGGTACACGATGAGCGGGCACATGAAAGTGTTTTTCGATAGGATTTCAGATTTAATACGTATACACAAACCCCTTGGCAGACAGTTACGAGGCAAAAACATGGCCATGATAAGCATCAGCAATAGCAACGATTTAATTGAAGGGTTTAATGGCCCTTTCGTAGCATCAGCCAATTATTTAGGTATGAATTATTTGGGCGATTTGCATACTTGGGTTGAAGATGGCAGCATTACAAATAAAGTAAAAAGCAATATAAATGACTTTGTTGATAATAAGTTAAGGCCATAA
- a CDS encoding sigma-54-dependent transcriptional regulator produces MSKILIIEDEAAIRRVLVKILSEESDTYQVEEAEDGLIGIEKIKNDDFDLVLCDIKMPKMDGVEVLEAVKKIKPETPMVMISGHGDLDTAVNTMRLGAFDYISKPPDLNRLLNTVRNALDRKELVVENKLLKKKVGKNFQMIGESKPISNIKAIIEKVAPTDARVLITGPNGTGKELVAHWLHQKSERSKGPMIEVNCAAIPSELIESELFGHVKGAFTSANKDRAGKFEAANGGTIFLDEIGDMSLSAQAKVLRALQESRIQRVGSDKDIKVNVRVVAATNKDLKKEIKEGRFREDLYHRLAVILIQVPALNDRRDDIPLLINYFSDKIAGEQGTVKKAFSEKAIKLLQDYDWTGNIRELRNVVERLIILGGTEVSESDVKMFASK; encoded by the coding sequence ATGTCTAAAATATTAATAATAGAAGACGAAGCAGCCATTAGAAGGGTTTTGGTAAAAATTCTTTCTGAAGAAAGCGATACCTATCAAGTTGAAGAGGCCGAGGACGGATTAATTGGGATTGAAAAAATTAAAAACGACGATTTCGATTTGGTATTATGCGATATAAAAATGCCAAAAATGGATGGTGTTGAAGTGTTGGAAGCTGTTAAAAAGATAAAACCGGAAACACCAATGGTTATGATTTCCGGCCATGGCGACTTAGATACCGCAGTAAACACGATGCGTTTAGGGGCTTTCGATTATATTTCTAAACCGCCAGATTTAAATCGATTGCTAAACACGGTTAGAAATGCCTTGGACAGAAAGGAGCTGGTGGTTGAAAACAAATTGCTTAAAAAGAAAGTGGGCAAGAATTTCCAAATGATAGGCGAAAGCAAACCCATTTCCAACATAAAAGCAATCATTGAAAAAGTAGCACCAACGGATGCTCGTGTGCTTATTACAGGGCCTAACGGAACCGGAAAAGAACTTGTTGCACATTGGTTGCATCAAAAAAGTGAACGCTCAAAAGGTCCCATGATTGAGGTGAATTGTGCGGCCATACCCAGCGAACTTATTGAAAGCGAATTGTTCGGTCACGTAAAAGGTGCTTTTACAAGTGCCAATAAAGATCGGGCAGGAAAATTTGAAGCGGCAAATGGCGGTACTATTTTTTTGGATGAAATTGGAGATATGAGTTTGTCGGCGCAAGCCAAAGTATTGCGTGCTTTACAAGAAAGCCGGATACAGCGCGTTGGTAGCGATAAAGATATTAAAGTGAATGTGCGTGTCGTTGCCGCAACCAATAAGGATTTAAAAAAGGAAATTAAGGAAGGTAGATTCCGTGAAGATTTATATCACCGATTAGCGGTTATTTTAATACAAGTTCCAGCCCTGAATGACAGACGCGACGATATCCCTTTGCTCATCAATTATTTTTCCGATAAAATTGCTGGCGAACAAGGCACGGTTAAAAAAGCCTTTTCAGAGAAAGCAATAAAATTATTGCAAGATTACGATTGGACCGGTAATATCAGAGAACTGCGCAACGTGGTTGAACGCTTAATTATTTTGGGCGGAACCGAAGTGAGCGAAAGTGATGTAAAGATGTTTGCGAGTAAATAG
- a CDS encoding DUF6268 family outer membrane beta-barrel protein: MIKQKLKSINVLFLIFACQFLNAQLTDLARLEYSFIPKNKSEDQYTRLRALVNYPIETTNKSYLILGAEYNRVILNLEDNYPFDTEGLNVIHIIDLNIGYTFKWNEKWRIGAKFNPRIASTLTKSLVSDDYFMNGGLYFINDRTKDESLKRPYRLILGLTYNATTGIPFPLPFVSYYREISDRWSFNAGVPKSNLKYTFNEKNNLQAFIGLDGYLAHLQEPSVVNGQNVDHISLSVAIGGFGYEYCFTKHFVAYVYTGYTFRLNNVLRNENRKEVFKLSDVNTFYLRTGLKFKI; this comes from the coding sequence ATGATCAAGCAAAAATTGAAATCTATAAATGTATTATTTCTAATTTTTGCATGTCAATTTTTAAATGCACAACTTACCGATTTGGCACGATTGGAATATTCTTTTATTCCCAAAAACAAATCTGAAGATCAGTACACCAGATTGCGGGCACTCGTAAATTATCCAATTGAAACCACAAACAAATCTTATTTAATATTGGGTGCAGAGTACAATCGGGTTATTTTAAACCTTGAAGATAATTACCCTTTTGATACCGAGGGTTTAAATGTTATTCATATTATAGATTTGAATATTGGATATACTTTTAAATGGAATGAAAAATGGCGTATTGGCGCAAAATTTAATCCGAGAATAGCGTCTACCTTAACCAAAAGTTTGGTGTCTGATGATTATTTTATGAATGGCGGCTTATATTTTATAAACGACCGTACTAAAGATGAAAGCCTTAAACGACCCTATCGATTAATTTTAGGGTTAACCTATAACGCCACAACGGGGATACCGTTCCCTTTGCCTTTTGTAAGTTATTACAGAGAAATTAGCGACAGATGGAGTTTTAATGCTGGTGTGCCAAAATCTAATTTAAAGTATACATTTAACGAAAAAAACAATTTGCAAGCCTTTATTGGTTTAGATGGTTACTTGGCACATTTGCAGGAACCATCTGTTGTAAACGGCCAAAATGTAGATCATATTTCACTATCTGTCGCCATTGGCGGATTTGGGTACGAATATTGCTTTACTAAACATTTTGTCGCTTATGTGTACACCGGCTACACATTCAGACTGAATAATGTATTACGAAATGAAAACAGAAAAGAAGTTTTTAAATTAAGCGATGTAAACACGTTTTATTTAAGAACCGGATTAAAATTTAAAATATAA
- a CDS encoding mechanosensitive ion channel family protein, with product MQDKVVDKIEKSVEEVGESIANSPFWQRDYSFTENISVSVLDVIIIVSAVFLTTILLKIVFRVITRKMPKQDKRKFKVVFGYFRWVIYIIILFITLHAVGVNVNAVFAASAALLIGVGLALQTLFQDIISGVFMLVDQSVHVGDIIELEGKVGRVEEIKLRTTRAVTIDNKVLIIPNHLYLTNSLYNWTQNNTSTRESVSVGVAYGSDVQLVKKLLLQAASTHPDVISSPEPNVLFTDFADSSLNFKLIFTINDSFQAQYPKSDIRFEIDRLFRENNISIPFPQRDVHIIQKKE from the coding sequence ATGCAAGATAAAGTAGTAGATAAAATAGAAAAGAGTGTAGAGGAAGTTGGCGAGTCAATCGCCAATAGTCCGTTTTGGCAAAGGGATTACAGTTTTACAGAGAACATAAGTGTCTCTGTTTTAGATGTTATTATCATAGTATCGGCTGTATTTCTTACTACCATACTTTTAAAGATTGTTTTTAGGGTTATCACTAGAAAAATGCCTAAGCAAGACAAAAGAAAATTTAAAGTTGTTTTCGGGTATTTTAGATGGGTCATCTATATCATCATTTTATTTATCACATTGCACGCCGTAGGGGTTAATGTAAATGCTGTTTTTGCGGCTTCGGCAGCCTTATTAATTGGTGTAGGTTTAGCATTGCAAACCCTTTTTCAGGATATTATTTCTGGTGTTTTTATGCTTGTTGACCAATCGGTTCATGTTGGCGATATTATAGAATTGGAAGGTAAGGTTGGTCGTGTTGAGGAAATTAAATTGCGCACTACACGTGCCGTAACCATCGATAATAAAGTGCTGATAATTCCCAACCACCTTTATTTAACAAACAGCCTTTACAATTGGACCCAAAATAATACATCAACAAGAGAATCGGTTAGTGTTGGTGTCGCTTACGGTAGCGATGTGCAGTTGGTTAAAAAACTGTTATTACAAGCTGCCAGTACACATCCGGATGTAATAAGTAGCCCAGAACCGAACGTTTTGTTTACTGATTTTGCCGATAGTTCGTTAAATTTCAAACTCATATTTACGATTAACGATAGCTTTCAGGCGCAATATCCCAAAAGCGATATTCGATTCGAAATAGACCGATTATTCAGGGAAAACAATATTAGTATTCCGTTTCCGCAGCGCGATGTACATATTATCCAAAAGAAAGAATAA
- a CDS encoding ABC transporter permease — protein sequence MNHLPLIIKREYLTKVKNKSFIIMTILSPIIMIALISVVAYLSQLNNNKTRVISVLDESEMVKDVFKNTENTTYHILENMTLSDAKTIVKETANYGLLHIEKFDDFDVLSKHIKFYSEESPSLSLISGLESKIEKKLTNLKLQQKGVDIEMIKASKINVNLAQESFEGEKTSKIDSVVKLIFGGLAGYLLFMFIIIYGNMIMRSVIEEKTSRIIEVIISSVKPVQLMLGKIIGTSLAGITQFVIWLILGGVLMAIVSAIFGIDMVQSPQQDMVQQAMENPDVNMKVQDILTAFYNLPILNLIVAFILFFISGYLLYSSLYAAIGAAVDNETDTQQFMLPILMPLILAVYIGIFTVIEDPHGTVSTVFSFIPFTSPVVMLMRIPFGVPLWQQLVSLLLLIATFMLTVWFAAKIYRVGILMYGKKPSYKELIKWIKY from the coding sequence ATGAATCATTTACCTCTTATAATAAAGCGCGAATATTTAACAAAAGTTAAAAACAAATCGTTTATAATTATGACTATTTTAAGTCCTATTATTATGATAGCGCTTATCTCGGTTGTTGCTTATTTGTCGCAGTTAAACAATAACAAAACTCGAGTGATTTCTGTTTTGGATGAATCTGAAATGGTGAAAGACGTGTTTAAAAACACAGAAAATACTACCTATCATATTTTAGAGAATATGACTTTAAGTGATGCCAAAACCATTGTTAAGGAAACGGCTAATTATGGTTTATTGCATATTGAAAAGTTTGATGATTTTGATGTGCTTTCAAAGCATATTAAGTTTTATTCGGAAGAATCACCATCGTTATCGTTAATTTCTGGTTTAGAGTCAAAAATCGAAAAAAAACTCACCAACTTAAAACTTCAACAAAAAGGTGTAGATATTGAAATGATTAAAGCCTCAAAAATTAACGTGAATTTGGCACAAGAAAGTTTTGAGGGCGAAAAAACATCTAAAATCGATAGTGTCGTTAAACTAATTTTTGGTGGTCTTGCGGGGTATTTATTGTTTATGTTCATCATTATTTACGGCAATATGATTATGCGCAGTGTGATTGAAGAGAAAACCAGTAGAATTATCGAGGTTATCATTTCATCTGTAAAACCCGTGCAACTCATGCTTGGCAAAATTATAGGCACATCGTTGGCAGGTATAACACAGTTTGTAATATGGCTAATTTTGGGTGGTGTTTTAATGGCTATCGTGTCTGCTATTTTCGGAATAGATATGGTGCAATCGCCACAGCAAGACATGGTGCAACAAGCCATGGAAAACCCCGATGTAAACATGAAAGTTCAAGATATTTTAACGGCATTTTATAATTTGCCTATTCTAAATTTAATTGTGGCTTTCATCTTGTTTTTTATTAGCGGTTATTTATTATACAGTTCACTTTACGCCGCAATAGGCGCTGCCGTAGACAACGAAACCGATACCCAACAATTTATGCTGCCTATTTTAATGCCATTAATATTGGCGGTTTATATTGGCATTTTTACGGTTATTGAAGACCCGCACGGTACGGTATCAACGGTGTTTTCGTTCATCCCGTTTACATCGCCTGTGGTTATGCTTATGCGTATTCCTTTTGGCGTGCCTTTATGGCAACAACTGGTGTCTTTATTGTTATTAATTGCTACCTTTATGCTTACCGTTTGGTTTGCGGCAAAAATATATAGGGTAGGTATTTTAATGTATGGTAAAAAACCAAGTTACAAAGAGTTAATTAAGTGGATTAAATACTAA